The Streptomyces sp. NBC_01244 genome contains a region encoding:
- a CDS encoding ABC transporter substrate-binding protein gives MTTHRMSKRRLVAGTAVVLATMLAATACGGDDGKAKEDKPAAAGGFNAAIGKVANASTKTGGELKFVGTQEADSWDPQRGYYGFMWDFSRYYARQLVSFKAEPGTKSTELVPDLATANAEISDGGKTYKYTLKDNVTWEDGTPVTAQDVKYGIERTWAQDVISGGPVYLMQVLDPKTEYPGPYKDTSPDKLGLKAIETPDAKTIIFKLPAPNGDFEQMLAMPAASPVKQDKDTAAKYGLKPFSNGPYKIDSYEPNKSMKLSRNTNWKAESDTIRKALPDSISVTFMANADDMDKRLMNGEFDLDINATGIGQAARATALKDHKDNLDNGQTGFIRYAVMPQTVAPFDNIECRKAVIYAADHKSLQTARGGPQAGGDIAPNMLPLGIKGADGKYDPYGVLTNDGKPDVNKAKAALKACGKETGFKTTIAVRNNKPVEVATAVSLQNALKQVGIEADVDQFDGAQTSGIIGSPKVVKEKGYGIIIMGWGADFPTGQGFSQPLVDGRFILQSGNNNFSELNDPAINKLFDDAIAETDPAKAGDIYKQMNQKVSEAAVYLPFVYDKTISWRSSRLTNVYTSDAYNGRYDYASLGVQ, from the coding sequence GTGACTACCCATCGCATGTCCAAGCGCAGGCTCGTCGCCGGCACGGCCGTCGTGCTCGCGACGATGCTGGCCGCGACCGCCTGTGGCGGCGACGACGGCAAGGCGAAGGAAGACAAGCCGGCCGCCGCGGGCGGCTTCAACGCCGCCATCGGCAAGGTCGCCAACGCCTCCACCAAGACGGGCGGCGAGCTGAAGTTCGTCGGTACGCAGGAAGCGGACTCGTGGGACCCGCAGCGCGGTTACTACGGCTTCATGTGGGACTTCTCCCGCTACTACGCCCGCCAGCTCGTCAGCTTCAAGGCGGAGCCGGGCACCAAGAGCACCGAGCTCGTCCCCGACCTGGCCACCGCGAACGCGGAGATCAGCGACGGCGGCAAGACCTACAAGTACACCCTCAAGGACAACGTGACCTGGGAGGACGGCACCCCCGTCACCGCCCAGGACGTCAAGTACGGCATCGAGCGCACCTGGGCCCAGGACGTCATCTCCGGCGGCCCGGTCTACCTGATGCAGGTCCTCGACCCGAAGACCGAGTACCCGGGTCCGTACAAGGACACCAGCCCGGACAAGCTCGGCCTCAAGGCGATCGAGACCCCGGACGCGAAGACCATCATCTTCAAGCTCCCCGCGCCCAACGGCGACTTCGAGCAGATGCTGGCCATGCCGGCCGCCAGCCCGGTCAAGCAGGACAAGGACACCGCGGCCAAGTACGGCCTCAAGCCCTTCTCCAACGGCCCGTACAAGATCGACTCGTACGAGCCCAACAAGAGCATGAAGCTCTCGCGCAACACGAACTGGAAGGCCGAGTCGGACACCATCCGCAAGGCGCTCCCGGACTCCATCTCCGTCACGTTCATGGCGAACGCGGACGACATGGACAAGCGCCTGATGAACGGCGAGTTCGACCTGGACATCAACGCGACCGGCATCGGCCAGGCGGCCCGCGCCACCGCGCTGAAGGACCACAAGGACAACCTGGACAACGGCCAGACCGGCTTCATCCGGTACGCCGTCATGCCGCAGACCGTCGCGCCGTTCGACAACATCGAGTGCCGCAAGGCCGTCATCTACGCGGCCGACCACAAGTCCCTGCAGACCGCCCGCGGCGGCCCGCAGGCCGGTGGTGACATCGCCCCCAACATGCTGCCGCTGGGCATCAAGGGCGCCGATGGCAAGTACGACCCGTACGGTGTCCTGACGAACGACGGCAAGCCCGACGTCAACAAGGCCAAGGCCGCTCTGAAGGCCTGTGGCAAGGAGACCGGCTTCAAGACCACGATCGCGGTCCGCAACAACAAGCCGGTCGAGGTCGCCACGGCCGTCTCCCTGCAGAACGCCCTGAAGCAGGTCGGCATCGAGGCCGACGTCGACCAGTTCGACGGCGCCCAGACCTCCGGCATCATCGGTTCGCCGAAGGTGGTCAAGGAGAAGGGCTACGGCATCATCATCATGGGCTGGGGCGCCGACTTCCCGACCGGTCAGGGCTTCTCCCAGCCGCTGGTCGACGGCCGCTTCATCCTGCAGAGCGGTAACAACAACTTCTCCGAGCTCAACGACCCGGCGATCAACAAGCTGTTCGACGACGCCATCGCGGAGACGGACCCGGCCAAGGCCGGCGACATCT
- the gcvH gene encoding glycine cleavage system protein GcvH, giving the protein MSNPQQLRFSKEHEWLSDAVDGVSTVGITEFAANALGDVVYAQLPEVGDTVTAGETCGELESTKSVSDLYSPVTGEIVESNQDVIDDPALVNSAPFEGGWLFKVRVTEEPADLLSVDEYAKLTSGN; this is encoded by the coding sequence ATGAGCAACCCCCAGCAGCTGCGTTTCAGCAAGGAGCACGAGTGGCTGTCGGACGCCGTCGACGGCGTCTCGACGGTCGGCATCACGGAGTTCGCGGCCAACGCGCTCGGTGACGTCGTCTACGCCCAGCTTCCCGAGGTGGGCGACACGGTGACCGCGGGCGAGACCTGCGGCGAGCTGGAGTCGACCAAGTCGGTCAGCGACCTGTACTCCCCCGTCACCGGCGAGATCGTCGAGTCCAACCAGGACGTCATCGACGACCCGGCCCTGGTGAACTCGGCCCCGTTCGAGGGCGGCTGGCTCTTCAAGGTGCGCGTCACGGAGGAGCCGGCCGACCTGCTCTCCGTCGACGAGTACGCCAAGCTCACCTCCGGCAACTGA
- a CDS encoding ABC transporter permease, translating into MTAPLHDMSAETPAPVSVADVPAKAIEGRSPGRIAWMRLKRDKVALAGGFVVLLLILVALFAPLIVSVFGHPPEELHEDLLDPLLGLPAGDYGGMSGDFLLGIEPVNGRDVFSRIVYGARISLLVAFLSAFVAVSMGTFFGIVAGYFGGWVDAAISRVMDLLLAFPQLLFIIALISVVPGKLWGFEGSGLRIAVLVLVIGFFGWPYIGRIVRGQTLSLREREYVEAARSLGAGRMYILFRELLPNLVAPITVYATLMIPTNVLTEAALSFLGVGVKPPTPSWGETLSTAVRTYEDDPLFMIFPGVAIFITVLAFNLFGDGVRDALDPKGSR; encoded by the coding sequence ATGACGGCACCACTGCACGACATGAGCGCGGAGACACCCGCACCCGTGTCCGTAGCCGACGTCCCCGCCAAGGCCATCGAAGGCCGTTCGCCCGGCCGCATCGCCTGGATGCGGCTCAAGCGCGACAAGGTCGCGCTGGCCGGCGGTTTCGTCGTGCTCCTGCTGATCCTCGTCGCACTCTTCGCGCCGCTGATCGTCAGCGTTTTCGGCCACCCTCCGGAGGAGCTGCACGAAGACCTGCTGGACCCGCTGCTGGGCCTGCCGGCCGGCGACTACGGCGGCATGAGCGGCGACTTCCTGCTCGGCATCGAGCCGGTCAACGGCCGCGACGTGTTCAGCCGGATCGTCTACGGCGCCCGCATCTCGCTGCTGGTCGCCTTCCTCTCCGCCTTCGTGGCGGTCTCGATGGGCACCTTCTTCGGCATCGTCGCCGGCTACTTCGGCGGCTGGGTCGACGCGGCCATCAGCCGGGTCATGGACCTGCTGCTCGCCTTCCCGCAGCTGCTCTTCATCATCGCGCTGATCTCGGTCGTCCCCGGCAAGCTCTGGGGCTTCGAGGGATCGGGCCTGCGGATCGCCGTACTGGTCCTGGTGATCGGCTTCTTCGGCTGGCCCTACATCGGCCGCATCGTCCGCGGCCAGACCCTGTCGCTGCGCGAACGGGAGTACGTCGAAGCGGCGCGGAGCCTGGGCGCCGGCCGGATGTACATCCTCTTCCGCGAGCTGCTCCCGAACCTGGTGGCCCCGATCACCGTCTACGCGACGCTGATGATCCCCACCAACGTACTGACCGAGGCCGCGCTCAGCTTCCTGGGCGTCGGCGTCAAGCCGCCCACGCCGTCCTGGGGCGAGACCCTCTCGACGGCCGTGCGGACCTATGAGGACGACCCGCTCTTCATGATCTTCCCCGGCGTGGCGATCTTCATCACCGTGCTGGCCTTCAACCTCTTCGGCGACGGCGTCCGCGACGCCCTCGACCCGAAGGGCTCCCGTTAG
- a CDS encoding AAA family ATPase, protein MRRFGVLAATNTGTVEGAVAGVPSQRGAVRDPAAGGTAGEPAAVRDLRGAEGPRRLRFAEGDVVVVSGLPGGGKSTLIKRAAEGGGVDSQDARERWERRMPAALPYAVYRPAVRIAHYWGLWRVLRSGAPAVVHDCGTQSWVRALLASAARRRGRALHLVLLDTTPEEARAGQAARGRGVSAYAFARHRGAVARLLREAEAGRPPAGCASVTLLDRPAASRLTSIGFH, encoded by the coding sequence GTGCGGAGATTCGGAGTACTGGCGGCGACGAACACCGGCACCGTCGAGGGTGCGGTGGCCGGGGTGCCGTCGCAGCGCGGCGCCGTACGGGACCCCGCGGCGGGCGGAACGGCGGGGGAGCCCGCAGCGGTACGGGACCTGCGCGGAGCCGAGGGCCCGCGGCGGCTGCGCTTCGCCGAGGGGGACGTCGTGGTGGTCTCCGGGCTGCCCGGCGGCGGCAAGAGCACCCTGATCAAGCGGGCCGCGGAGGGCGGCGGCGTCGACTCCCAGGACGCCCGCGAGCGCTGGGAGCGCCGGATGCCGGCCGCCCTGCCCTACGCGGTGTACCGGCCCGCCGTCCGGATCGCGCACTACTGGGGCCTGTGGCGGGTGCTCCGCTCCGGGGCCCCGGCCGTCGTCCACGACTGCGGTACGCAGAGTTGGGTACGGGCGCTGCTGGCCTCGGCGGCCCGCCGGCGCGGCCGCGCGCTGCACCTGGTGCTGCTGGACACCACTCCGGAGGAGGCCAGGGCCGGGCAGGCGGCGCGGGGCCGGGGCGTGTCGGCGTACGCCTTCGCCCGGCACCGGGGCGCGGTGGCCCGGCTGCTGCGCGAGGCCGAGGCGGGCCGCCCGCCCGCCGGCTGCGCGTCGGTGACCCTGCTGGACCGCCCGGCGGCGTCCCGGCTGACGTCGATCGGCTTCCACTAG
- a CDS encoding enhanced serine sensitivity protein SseB, translated as MWPGNELEQVLGAALGQADAGGRILEVLGRSHLWIPLPGGVNSLSLPTMDIDGAAYVPVYSSEEQFRACAGPAMDFAVAPAVDFARGLPPQLGLAVNPEGSVGVPLPPPAVAELCRTGRGPLDGPATGGRVRLFEPDWQQDPVEFLTAAAEEFRATGVVASAHRCLASVEGGSPELYIGVHLVGWEPDMRNAPMDALGRALTRVPPPWPVQLILLDAAEDPVVDFITTRVRPFYLP; from the coding sequence ATGTGGCCGGGTAACGAGCTGGAGCAGGTGCTCGGGGCGGCGCTCGGACAGGCGGACGCCGGGGGGCGGATCCTCGAGGTCCTCGGGCGCAGCCACCTGTGGATCCCGCTGCCCGGCGGGGTGAACAGCCTCAGCCTGCCCACCATGGACATCGACGGCGCCGCGTACGTGCCCGTCTACAGCTCCGAGGAGCAGTTCCGCGCCTGCGCCGGACCCGCCATGGACTTCGCCGTCGCCCCCGCCGTGGACTTCGCCCGGGGCCTGCCCCCGCAACTCGGCCTCGCGGTCAACCCCGAGGGCTCCGTCGGCGTGCCCCTGCCCCCGCCGGCCGTCGCGGAGCTCTGCCGCACCGGCCGCGGCCCGCTCGACGGCCCCGCCACCGGCGGCAGGGTCCGGCTCTTCGAGCCCGACTGGCAGCAGGACCCGGTCGAGTTCCTGACCGCCGCCGCGGAGGAGTTCCGGGCCACCGGAGTCGTCGCCTCCGCGCACCGCTGCCTCGCCAGCGTCGAGGGCGGCTCGCCGGAGCTCTACATCGGAGTCCACCTGGTGGGATGGGAGCCCGACATGCGAAACGCCCCGATGGACGCGCTGGGCCGCGCCCTGACCCGCGTACCGCCGCCCTGGCCTGTGCAGTTGATCCTGCTCGACGCCGCGGAAGACCCGGTGGTCGACTTCATCACCACGCGCGTACGCCCCTTCTACCTGCCGTAG
- the glyA gene encoding serine hydroxymethyltransferase, protein MSVLNTPLHELDPDVAAAVDAELVRQQSTLEMIASENFAPVAVMEAQGSVLTNKYAEGYPGRRYYGGCEHVDVVEQIAIDRIKALFGAEAANVQPHSGAQANAAAMFALIKPGDTIMGLNLAHGGHLTHGMKINFSGKLYNVVPYHVDETGEVDMAEVERLAKESKPQLIVAGWSAYPRQLDFAAFRRIADEVGAYLMVDMAHFAGLVAAGLHPNPVPHAHVVTTTTHKTLGGPRGGVILSTQELAKKINSAVFPGQQGGPLEHVIAAKAVSFLVAASPEFKERQERTLEGAKILAARLVQDDVKAVGVDVLTGGTDVHLVLVDLRNSELDGQQAEDRLHEVGITVNRNAIPNDPRPPMVTSGLRIGTPALATRGFDAEAFTEVAEIIAQALKPAYDAEDLKARVSALAAKFPLYPTL, encoded by the coding sequence ATGTCTGTACTGAACACTCCCCTCCACGAGCTCGACCCGGACGTCGCCGCCGCCGTCGACGCCGAGCTCGTGCGCCAGCAGTCCACCCTGGAAATGATCGCGTCGGAGAACTTCGCTCCGGTCGCCGTCATGGAGGCCCAGGGCTCGGTCCTGACCAACAAGTACGCCGAGGGCTACCCCGGCCGCCGCTACTACGGCGGCTGTGAGCACGTCGACGTGGTCGAGCAGATCGCGATCGACCGCATCAAGGCGCTCTTCGGCGCCGAGGCCGCGAACGTGCAGCCCCACTCGGGCGCGCAGGCCAACGCGGCCGCGATGTTCGCGCTGATCAAGCCGGGCGACACGATCATGGGCCTGAACCTGGCCCACGGTGGTCACCTGACCCACGGCATGAAGATCAACTTCTCCGGCAAGCTCTACAACGTGGTCCCGTACCACGTCGACGAGACCGGTGAGGTCGACATGGCCGAGGTCGAGCGCCTCGCCAAGGAGTCCAAGCCGCAGCTGATCGTCGCGGGCTGGTCCGCCTACCCGCGCCAGCTCGACTTCGCCGCCTTCCGCCGCATCGCGGACGAGGTCGGCGCGTACCTGATGGTCGACATGGCGCACTTCGCCGGCCTGGTCGCCGCGGGTCTGCACCCGAACCCGGTGCCGCACGCCCACGTCGTGACCACCACCACGCACAAGACCCTCGGCGGTCCGCGCGGCGGTGTCATCCTGTCGACGCAGGAGCTGGCCAAGAAGATCAACTCCGCGGTCTTCCCGGGTCAGCAGGGCGGCCCGCTGGAGCACGTGATCGCGGCCAAGGCCGTCTCCTTCCTCGTGGCGGCCTCGCCCGAGTTCAAGGAGCGCCAGGAGCGCACCCTGGAGGGCGCGAAGATCCTCGCCGCCCGCCTGGTCCAGGACGACGTCAAGGCCGTGGGCGTGGACGTCCTCACCGGCGGCACCGACGTGCACCTGGTCCTGGTCGACCTGCGCAACTCCGAGCTGGACGGCCAGCAGGCCGAGGACCGCCTCCACGAGGTCGGCATCACGGTCAACCGCAACGCCATCCCGAACGACCCGCGGCCGCCGATGGTCACCTCGGGCCTGCGGATCGGTACGCCGGCGCTGGCCACCCGCGGTTTCGACGCCGAGGCCTTCACCGAGGTCGCCGAGATCATCGCGCAGGCGCTCAAGCCCGCCTACGACGCGGAGGACCTGAAGGCGCGCGTCTCGGCGCTCGCCGCGAAGTTCCCGCTGTACCCGACGCTCTAG
- a CDS encoding enhanced serine sensitivity protein SseB C-terminal domain-containing protein: MSASGTAAVGQVEHMLRQVTPGRYESYESLLHALAEGRLWMLLWQGQPGSPEAQYGGMEVEGLGYAPCVTSPQELAASGWNRGYEVVTGRDIARALYPDRWGLWLNPHAQGGGVGIPWADLRRIATGLDRMPAGPLRLSEPAIELPQFYGLLTQHAHRTPAVRSLRRAWVQPALGSPYLAVGLDLYDASAHALESVREMMRQSVGAVPEGVPVCTVALADEHDPVAMWLRAQTRPFYDREGQAPAY; encoded by the coding sequence GTGAGTGCGTCAGGCACGGCCGCGGTCGGGCAGGTCGAGCACATGCTGCGCCAGGTGACTCCCGGGCGCTACGAGAGCTACGAGTCCCTCCTGCACGCCCTGGCCGAGGGGCGGCTGTGGATGCTCCTCTGGCAGGGGCAGCCCGGCTCCCCGGAGGCCCAGTACGGCGGCATGGAGGTCGAGGGCCTCGGGTACGCGCCCTGCGTGACCTCACCGCAGGAGCTGGCCGCCAGCGGCTGGAACCGCGGGTACGAGGTGGTCACCGGACGGGACATCGCCCGCGCCCTCTACCCCGACCGCTGGGGGCTGTGGCTCAACCCGCACGCCCAGGGCGGCGGCGTCGGCATTCCCTGGGCCGACCTGCGCCGGATCGCCACCGGGCTGGACCGGATGCCGGCCGGCCCGCTGCGGCTGTCCGAGCCCGCCATCGAGCTGCCGCAGTTCTACGGGCTGCTCACGCAGCACGCGCACCGCACGCCCGCCGTCCGCTCGCTGCGCCGCGCCTGGGTGCAGCCCGCGCTGGGGTCCCCGTACCTCGCCGTCGGGCTCGACCTGTACGACGCCTCCGCGCACGCGTTGGAATCCGTGCGGGAAATGATGCGCCAGTCGGTCGGCGCGGTCCCCGAGGGAGTGCCCGTCTGCACGGTCGCGCTGGCGGACGAACACGACCCGGTGGCGATGTGGCTGCGGGCGCAGACCCGCCCCTTCTACGACCGCGAGGGACAGGCGCCCGCCTACTGA
- the gcvT gene encoding glycine cleavage system aminomethyltransferase GcvT, which translates to MSTAPRLTALDALHRSLGATMTDFAGWDMPLRYASERDEHNAVRTKAGLFDLSHMGEITLTGPEAVKVLDYALVGNISTVGVGRARYTHICQEDGGILDDLIVYRLGETEYMVVANASNAQVVLDAITERAAGFDAEVRDDRDAYALLAVQGPESPGILASLTDADLDGLKYYAGLPGTVAGVPALIARTGYTGEDGFELFVSPEHAVELWQALTKAGEGVGLVPAGLSCRDTLRLEAGMPLYGHELTTSLTPFDAGLGRVVKFEKEGDFVGRAALEAAAERAAAKAPRKLVGLIAEGRRVPRAGFSVTFDGQVVGEVTSGAPSPTLGKPIAMAYVDAAHAAPGTSGVGVDIRGTHEAYEVVALPFYKRQK; encoded by the coding sequence ATGAGCACTGCCCCCCGCCTGACCGCCCTCGATGCGCTGCACCGTTCTCTCGGTGCGACCATGACCGATTTCGCGGGCTGGGACATGCCCCTGCGGTACGCCAGCGAGCGCGACGAGCACAACGCCGTCCGCACCAAGGCCGGTCTGTTCGACCTCTCCCACATGGGCGAGATCACCCTGACCGGCCCGGAGGCCGTGAAGGTCCTGGACTACGCCCTGGTCGGCAACATCTCCACCGTCGGCGTCGGCCGCGCCCGCTACACGCACATCTGCCAGGAAGACGGCGGGATCCTCGACGACCTGATCGTCTACCGCCTGGGCGAGACCGAGTACATGGTCGTCGCGAACGCCTCCAACGCCCAGGTCGTCCTGGACGCGATCACCGAGCGCGCCGCCGGCTTCGACGCCGAGGTCCGCGACGACCGCGACGCGTACGCGCTGCTCGCGGTGCAGGGTCCGGAGTCCCCCGGCATCCTCGCCTCGCTCACCGACGCCGACCTGGACGGGCTGAAGTACTACGCCGGCCTGCCCGGCACGGTCGCCGGGGTGCCCGCGCTGATCGCGCGTACGGGCTACACCGGCGAGGACGGCTTCGAGCTGTTCGTCTCCCCCGAGCACGCCGTGGAGCTGTGGCAGGCGCTGACCAAGGCGGGCGAGGGCGTCGGCCTGGTCCCGGCCGGCCTGTCCTGCCGCGACACCCTGCGCCTGGAAGCGGGCATGCCGCTGTACGGGCACGAGCTGACCACCTCCCTCACCCCGTTCGACGCGGGTCTGGGCCGGGTCGTGAAGTTCGAGAAGGAGGGCGACTTCGTCGGCCGCGCCGCCCTGGAGGCCGCCGCCGAGCGCGCCGCCGCCAAGGCGCCGCGCAAGCTGGTCGGCCTGATCGCCGAGGGCCGCCGCGTTCCGCGCGCCGGCTTCTCCGTGACCTTCGACGGCCAGGTCGTCGGCGAGGTCACCTCGGGCGCCCCGTCCCCGACGCTCGGCAAGCCGATCGCGATGGCCTATGTCGACGCGGCGCACGCCGCGCCCGGCACCTCCGGCGTCGGCGTGGACATTCGCGGTACGCATGAGGCGTACGAGGTCGTGGCCCTGCCGTTCTACAAGCGGCAGAAGTAG